One Epinephelus moara isolate mb chromosome 20, YSFRI_EMoa_1.0, whole genome shotgun sequence genomic window carries:
- the nr2c1 gene encoding nuclear receptor subfamily 2 group C member 1 isoform X2: protein MDGQTQRIQLVSADSNMALGHRIQIVTDQQTGQKIQIVTALEPSSPGKQQFILANADYSPAGKVILAKQEGSPNKVILAAPDGSGVNQLLFASPDLAGQQIQFVTEGSDQSIVKPVIEYCVVCGDKASGRHYGAVSCEGCKGFFKRSIRKNLVYTCRGSGECAINKLHRNRCQYCRLQRCINLGMKQDSVQCERKPVEVTTREKSVNCAASTEKIYIRKNLCSPLAATPTFVSDKETARSTSLLESNMLLNIQQPFSKLENTILIPASPDKDDPSQGDLGTLANVVTSLAHLNKAREASEGDNDLMGVETLSNGDSSMTDVQGDEQTASDITRAFDTLAKVLHPNDGTAGDSLEATMQLMSGDQSGPVVELEGPILSDSHIPFKLMMPLPVPEYLNVNYICESASRLLFLSMHWARSIPAFQTLGGQDNDINLMKACWNELFALGLAQCSNVMNVGTILSAIINHLQTSLQEDKLSPERVKLVMEHIWRMQEFCNSMTKLTPDSYEYAYLKAIVLFSPDHPGIDNTPQIERFQEKAYMELQDYVTRTYPEDSYRLSKLLLRLPALRLISAAVTEELFFAGLIGNVQIDSIIPYILKMESTDYNSQTVTGV from the exons atggatggacagacacaaAGGATTCAGCTTGTGTCAGCAGACAGCAACATGGCATTAGGACACAGGATCCAG ATTGTAACTGATCAGCAAACTGGACAGAAGATCCAGATCGTCACAGCACTTGAGCCATCTTCCCCTGGAAAACAACAATTTATCTTAGCAAATGCTGACTATTCCCCTGCTGGGAAGGTGATCCTGGCCAAGCAGGAAGGCTCACCCAACAAGGTCATCCTCGCCGCTCCAGACGGCTCTGGGGTTAACCAGCTGTTGTTTGCCTCCCCTGATCTGGCCGGGCAGCAGATTCAG TTTGTGACCGAGGGGTCAGACCAGTCCATTGTGAAGCCGGTTATAGAGTACTGCGTTGTCTGTGGGGACAAGGCCTCAG gGCGTCATTACGGAGCTGTCAGCTGTGAGGGCTGTAAGGGCTTCTTCAAACGCAGCATTAGAAAGAACCTGGTGTACACATGCAGGGGCTCCGGAGAGTGTGCCATCAACAAGCTCCACCGAAACCGCTGCCAATACTGTCGTCTGCAGCGCTGCATAAATCTGGGCATGAAACAGGACT cTGTACAGTGTGAGAGGAAGCCTGTCGAAGTGACCACCAGAGAGAAATCCGTCAACTGTGCAGCCTCCACTGAGAAGATCTACATCCGCAAGAACCTGTGCAGTCCTCTGGCAGCCACACCCACTTTTGTGTCGGATAAGGAAACTGCAAG GTCTACAAGTTTGCTGGAGTCAAACATGTTGCTCAACATCCAACAGCCCTTCTCTAAGCTGGAAAACACCATCTTGATTCCAGCGTCCCCCGACAAG GATGACCCATCTCAAGGTGACCTCGGCACGCTGGCCAATGTCGTGACATCCCTCGCCCACCTCAACAAGGCCAGGGAGGCGAGTGAAGGCGACAATGATCTGATGGGAGTCGAAACGCTCAGTAACGGGGACAGCTCGATGACAGACGTCCAAGGGGATGAGCAAACTGCAAGTGATATCACTCG AGCTTTTGACACCCTGGCCAAAGTCCTGCACCCTAATGACGGCACAGCAGGAGATTCTTTGGAGGCCACAATGCAGCTGATGTCAGGGGACCAGTCAGGTCCTGTGGTGGAGCTAGAGGGCCCTATACTCTCTGACAGCCATATCCCTTTCAAG CTTATGATGCCTTTGCCTGTGCCAGAGTACCTCAATGTCAACTACATCTGTGAGTCAGCTTCCCGGCTACTTTTTCTCTCTATGCACTGGGCTCGCTCCATCCCTGCATTTCAAACACTTGG TGGTCAGGACAATGACATTAACTTAATGAAAGCCTGCTGGAACGAGCTGTTTGCCCTGGGTCTGGCACAGTGCTCCAACGTTATGAATGTTGGTACCATCCTAAGTGCCATTATCAACCATCTGCAGACCAGCTTACAGGAAG ATAAGTTGTCCCCAGAGCGAGTAAAACTGGTGATGGAGCACATCTGGAGGATGCAGGAGTTCTGTAACAGCATGACCAAGCTGACCCCAGACTCTTATGAATATGCCTACCTCAAAGCCATCGTTCTCTTCAGTCCTG atcACCCAGGCATAGATAACACCCCACAGATAGAGCGATTTCAGGAGAAGGCCTACATGGAGCTGCAGGACTACGTAACCAGGACTTACCCAGAAGACTCCTATCG GTTATccaagctgctgctgcgtcttccTGCCCTCAGGCTGATAAGTGCAGCCGTCACCGAGGAGCTGTTTTTCGCCGGGCTCATCGGCAACGTGCAGATCGACAGCATCATCCCGTACATCCTCAAAATGGAGTCCACGGATTACAATAGCCAGACGGTCACTGGGGTCTGA
- the nr2c1 gene encoding nuclear receptor subfamily 2 group C member 1 isoform X1 has translation MDGQTQRIQLVSADSNMALGHRIQIVTDQQTGQKIQIVTALEPSSPGKQQFILANADYSPAGKVILAKQEGSPNKVILAAPDGSGVNQLLFASPDLAGQQIQFVTEGSDQSIVKPVIEYCVVCGDKASGRHYGAVSCEGCKGFFKRSIRKNLVYTCRGSGECAINKLHRNRCQYCRLQRCINLGMKQDSVQCERKPVEVTTREKSVNCAASTEKIYIRKNLCSPLAATPTFVSDKETARSTSLLESNMLLNIQQPFSKLENTILIPASPDKQDDPSQGDLGTLANVVTSLAHLNKAREASEGDNDLMGVETLSNGDSSMTDVQGDEQTASDITRAFDTLAKVLHPNDGTAGDSLEATMQLMSGDQSGPVVELEGPILSDSHIPFKLMMPLPVPEYLNVNYICESASRLLFLSMHWARSIPAFQTLGGQDNDINLMKACWNELFALGLAQCSNVMNVGTILSAIINHLQTSLQEDKLSPERVKLVMEHIWRMQEFCNSMTKLTPDSYEYAYLKAIVLFSPDHPGIDNTPQIERFQEKAYMELQDYVTRTYPEDSYRLSKLLLRLPALRLISAAVTEELFFAGLIGNVQIDSIIPYILKMESTDYNSQTVTGV, from the exons atggatggacagacacaaAGGATTCAGCTTGTGTCAGCAGACAGCAACATGGCATTAGGACACAGGATCCAG ATTGTAACTGATCAGCAAACTGGACAGAAGATCCAGATCGTCACAGCACTTGAGCCATCTTCCCCTGGAAAACAACAATTTATCTTAGCAAATGCTGACTATTCCCCTGCTGGGAAGGTGATCCTGGCCAAGCAGGAAGGCTCACCCAACAAGGTCATCCTCGCCGCTCCAGACGGCTCTGGGGTTAACCAGCTGTTGTTTGCCTCCCCTGATCTGGCCGGGCAGCAGATTCAG TTTGTGACCGAGGGGTCAGACCAGTCCATTGTGAAGCCGGTTATAGAGTACTGCGTTGTCTGTGGGGACAAGGCCTCAG gGCGTCATTACGGAGCTGTCAGCTGTGAGGGCTGTAAGGGCTTCTTCAAACGCAGCATTAGAAAGAACCTGGTGTACACATGCAGGGGCTCCGGAGAGTGTGCCATCAACAAGCTCCACCGAAACCGCTGCCAATACTGTCGTCTGCAGCGCTGCATAAATCTGGGCATGAAACAGGACT cTGTACAGTGTGAGAGGAAGCCTGTCGAAGTGACCACCAGAGAGAAATCCGTCAACTGTGCAGCCTCCACTGAGAAGATCTACATCCGCAAGAACCTGTGCAGTCCTCTGGCAGCCACACCCACTTTTGTGTCGGATAAGGAAACTGCAAG GTCTACAAGTTTGCTGGAGTCAAACATGTTGCTCAACATCCAACAGCCCTTCTCTAAGCTGGAAAACACCATCTTGATTCCAGCGTCCCCCGACAAG CAGGATGACCCATCTCAAGGTGACCTCGGCACGCTGGCCAATGTCGTGACATCCCTCGCCCACCTCAACAAGGCCAGGGAGGCGAGTGAAGGCGACAATGATCTGATGGGAGTCGAAACGCTCAGTAACGGGGACAGCTCGATGACAGACGTCCAAGGGGATGAGCAAACTGCAAGTGATATCACTCG AGCTTTTGACACCCTGGCCAAAGTCCTGCACCCTAATGACGGCACAGCAGGAGATTCTTTGGAGGCCACAATGCAGCTGATGTCAGGGGACCAGTCAGGTCCTGTGGTGGAGCTAGAGGGCCCTATACTCTCTGACAGCCATATCCCTTTCAAG CTTATGATGCCTTTGCCTGTGCCAGAGTACCTCAATGTCAACTACATCTGTGAGTCAGCTTCCCGGCTACTTTTTCTCTCTATGCACTGGGCTCGCTCCATCCCTGCATTTCAAACACTTGG TGGTCAGGACAATGACATTAACTTAATGAAAGCCTGCTGGAACGAGCTGTTTGCCCTGGGTCTGGCACAGTGCTCCAACGTTATGAATGTTGGTACCATCCTAAGTGCCATTATCAACCATCTGCAGACCAGCTTACAGGAAG ATAAGTTGTCCCCAGAGCGAGTAAAACTGGTGATGGAGCACATCTGGAGGATGCAGGAGTTCTGTAACAGCATGACCAAGCTGACCCCAGACTCTTATGAATATGCCTACCTCAAAGCCATCGTTCTCTTCAGTCCTG atcACCCAGGCATAGATAACACCCCACAGATAGAGCGATTTCAGGAGAAGGCCTACATGGAGCTGCAGGACTACGTAACCAGGACTTACCCAGAAGACTCCTATCG GTTATccaagctgctgctgcgtcttccTGCCCTCAGGCTGATAAGTGCAGCCGTCACCGAGGAGCTGTTTTTCGCCGGGCTCATCGGCAACGTGCAGATCGACAGCATCATCCCGTACATCCTCAAAATGGAGTCCACGGATTACAATAGCCAGACGGTCACTGGGGTCTGA